The following are encoded together in the Anaerostipes caccae L1-92 genome:
- a CDS encoding metal-dependent transcriptional regulator: MSLNESAENYLETILVLSKSRPVVRSVDVATELGFKKSSVSVAMKKLRQNEHITVSPEGYIYLTVTGKEIAEMIYERHKLLSSWLTALGVDKDIAAEDACRIEHVISKESFEAIKKHVK; encoded by the coding sequence ATGAGTTTAAATGAATCTGCTGAAAATTATTTAGAAACGATCTTAGTCCTGAGCAAATCCCGTCCTGTTGTCCGTTCCGTAGATGTAGCGACAGAGTTAGGGTTTAAAAAGTCCAGTGTCAGCGTAGCTATGAAAAAGCTCCGCCAGAACGAACATATTACTGTTTCGCCGGAAGGATATATTTATCTCACAGTCACCGGAAAGGAGATTGCGGAGATGATCTATGAGCGGCACAAACTTCTTTCATCCTGGCTTACGGCGCTGGGTGTTGACAAAGATATTGCAGCCGAAGATGCCTGCCGGATCGAGCACGTCATCAGCAAAGAGAGTTTTGAAGCTATAAAAAAACACGTAAAATAA
- a CDS encoding FeoA family protein, with protein MMPLTMVREGEENIICKVGGRGETKRFLENLGFTVGGMVTVVSVIGGNVIVNVKDSRVAIGKDMANKIMVN; from the coding sequence ATGATGCCTTTAACAATGGTAAGAGAAGGGGAAGAAAATATCATCTGTAAAGTCGGCGGCAGGGGAGAAACGAAAAGATTTCTTGAAAATCTCGGATTTACTGTTGGCGGGATGGTGACTGTCGTATCTGTCATCGGCGGAAATGTCATTGTAAATGTCAAAGATTCCAGAGTGGCGATCGGCAAAGATATGGCAAATAAGATTATGGTGAACTAA
- a CDS encoding FeoA family protein codes for MKTLKEVACGETAKVKKLNGEGPVKRRIMDMGITKGVDVFVRKVAPLGDPVEITVRGYELSVRKADAEMILVE; via the coding sequence ATGAAGACATTAAAAGAAGTAGCCTGCGGAGAGACTGCAAAAGTTAAGAAGCTGAATGGAGAAGGACCTGTAAAACGCCGTATCATGGATATGGGAATCACAAAAGGAGTAGATGTTTTTGTAAGGAAGGTAGCGCCTCTGGGTGATCCGGTGGAAATTACAGTGCGGGGATATGAACTGTCTGTGAGAAAAGCGGATGCGGAAATGATTTTAGTAGAATAG
- the feoB gene encoding ferrous iron transport protein B, which translates to MSIKIALAGNPNSGKTTLFNALTGSNQFVGNWPGVTVEKKEGKLKGYKDVTIMDLPGIYSLSPYTLEEVVARNYLIGERPDAILNIVDGTNIERNLYLSTQLMELGIPVIMAVNMMDVLEKSGDQIHIKQLSEKLGCEVTEISALKGTGIKKAAEKAVALANDRKAAPPVHTFDPQVEEVLNSIESKLGSEVPAEQKRFFAIKMLEKDDKIQEQMKLVPDVSDEIKKIEEIMDDDTESIITNERYTYISSIIEQCFTRNRKETMTTSDKIDRIVTNRFLALPIFAAVMFVVYYVSVSTIGTWATDWANDGVFGDGWSLFGLSIPSIPSVIEAGLNAVGCAGWLQGLILDGMVAGVGAVLGFVPQMLVLFIFLAFLESCGYMARVAFIMDRIFRKFGLSGKSFIPMLIGSGCGVPGIMASRTIENDRDRKMTIMTTTFIPCGAKLPIIALIAGALFHGAWWVAPSAYFVGIAAIICSGIILKKTKMFAGDPAPFVMELPAYHMPTVSNVLRSMWERGWSFIKKAGTIILLSTIFVWFTTYFGWVDGQFRMLTDMELDHSILAAIGNGVAWIFAPLGWGNWKSAVAAITGLVAKENVVGTFGILFGFAEVAEDGAEIWGTLAGSMTAAAAYSFLVFNLLCAPCFAAMGAIKREMNNKKWFWFAVGYQTGLAYVVSLCVYQIGTLITTGTFGIGTAAAFLLIIGFIYLLVRPYRESKTLKADLKEITGTR; encoded by the coding sequence ATGTCAATTAAGATTGCTTTAGCTGGAAACCCTAACAGCGGTAAAACAACGTTGTTTAACGCTTTGACGGGATCCAATCAATTTGTGGGCAACTGGCCCGGTGTCACGGTGGAAAAGAAGGAAGGAAAGCTGAAGGGGTACAAGGATGTCACCATTATGGACCTTCCGGGAATCTATTCCCTTTCACCGTATACATTGGAAGAAGTTGTTGCCAGAAACTATCTGATCGGGGAACGGCCGGATGCTATTTTAAACATCGTAGACGGTACAAATATCGAGAGAAACCTTTATTTGTCCACGCAGCTGATGGAGCTTGGGATTCCGGTCATCATGGCAGTCAACATGATGGATGTCTTAGAAAAGAGCGGAGACCAGATCCATATCAAACAGCTGAGTGAAAAGCTTGGATGTGAAGTGACAGAGATTTCTGCACTGAAAGGAACGGGGATCAAAAAAGCGGCTGAGAAAGCGGTGGCTCTTGCAAATGACAGAAAAGCAGCACCGCCGGTACATACGTTTGACCCTCAGGTAGAAGAAGTTCTGAATTCCATAGAATCAAAGCTGGGCAGTGAAGTCCCGGCAGAACAGAAGCGCTTCTTTGCCATCAAGATGCTGGAGAAAGACGATAAGATTCAGGAACAGATGAAACTGGTTCCGGATGTTTCTGATGAAATCAAGAAGATTGAAGAGATCATGGATGATGATACAGAAAGCATTATCACCAATGAACGTTATACCTATATTTCTTCCATCATTGAACAGTGTTTTACGAGAAACCGAAAAGAAACGATGACGACATCTGACAAGATCGACCGTATTGTCACAAACAGATTTCTTGCACTTCCGATCTTCGCGGCGGTGATGTTTGTTGTCTATTATGTCTCTGTCAGCACGATAGGAACATGGGCGACAGACTGGGCAAACGACGGAGTGTTCGGCGACGGATGGAGCCTTTTCGGACTCAGCATACCGAGTATCCCTTCTGTGATTGAAGCCGGACTGAATGCAGTCGGATGTGCCGGATGGCTGCAGGGACTGATTCTCGACGGTATGGTTGCCGGTGTAGGTGCGGTATTAGGGTTCGTGCCGCAGATGCTGGTGCTGTTTATTTTCCTTGCGTTCCTGGAGTCCTGCGGATATATGGCAAGAGTAGCGTTTATTATGGACCGAATTTTCCGCAAGTTTGGACTTTCCGGAAAATCCTTCATACCGATGCTGATCGGAAGCGGATGCGGTGTGCCGGGTATCATGGCATCACGGACGATAGAGAATGACCGGGACCGTAAAATGACAATCATGACAACGACATTCATTCCGTGCGGGGCAAAGCTGCCGATCATTGCGCTGATCGCAGGAGCTCTGTTCCACGGTGCATGGTGGGTGGCCCCGAGTGCTTATTTTGTGGGAATCGCAGCCATTATCTGTTCTGGAATTATTTTGAAGAAAACAAAGATGTTTGCAGGAGATCCGGCGCCGTTTGTCATGGAACTTCCTGCATATCATATGCCGACGGTTTCCAATGTACTGAGAAGTATGTGGGAGCGCGGATGGTCCTTCATTAAAAAGGCGGGAACTATCATCCTTCTGTCAACCATTTTTGTGTGGTTTACAACTTACTTCGGATGGGTCGACGGACAGTTCAGAATGCTTACCGACATGGAACTTGATCACAGTATTCTTGCCGCCATCGGAAACGGCGTCGCGTGGATTTTTGCACCGCTTGGCTGGGGCAACTGGAAATCGGCTGTTGCTGCGATCACCGGATTAGTAGCAAAAGAAAATGTTGTAGGTACCTTTGGGATTCTGTTTGGATTTGCGGAAGTGGCAGAAGACGGTGCTGAGATTTGGGGAACCCTTGCCGGAAGCATGACTGCGGCGGCAGCATATTCCTTCCTCGTATTTAATCTGCTGTGTGCACCATGCTTTGCAGCAATGGGAGCTATTAAGCGAGAAATGAACAACAAAAAATGGTTTTGGTTTGCCGTCGGATATCAGACAGGGCTTGCGTATGTGGTTTCCCTCTGTGTATATCAGATCGGAACATTGATTACTACTGGGACCTTTGGAATCGGCACAGCTGCTGCTTTCCTTCTGATTATTGGATTTATCTATCTGCTGGTGAGACCATACAGAGAGAGCAAGACGTTAAAGGCCGATTTGAAGGAGATAACCGGAACAAGATAA
- a CDS encoding FeoB-associated Cys-rich membrane protein, producing MGTIAVGLAVFGIVSLIVRSMMKDKRQGKSIQCGNDCKHCGGHCGH from the coding sequence ATGGGAACAATAGCAGTAGGTTTGGCTGTCTTTGGCATTGTCAGTTTGATCGTCAGAAGTATGATGAAGGATAAGAGACAGGGAAAGTCGATCCAGTGCGGGAATGACTGCAAACATTGCGGCGGGCACTGCGGTCATTGA
- a CDS encoding Wadjet anti-phage system protein JetA family protein: MRFGYDIPDSFWSLFRSVNRDHYIEALLKISEEYEYNNYFLSREVCIQVLSDWNADKRIWLQREEFESELDVLETPPNRILNWLIRTGWLKKLDDFSTLTSNIVIPDYAAVFLDAFEQLVNPQMEDTEIYIQNVYATLFSFQNDKRINLGMLKTALINTKKLNKALQDLLHNMDKFFGRLLKQQSYGDVLAEHLEGYVEEIVKKKYHMLKTNDNFYLYKMDIKKCLQEMWEDAEWIERVRAKARAEGRDEKEDVLDILDAIERGFDDIEHRIANMDKEHSKYVRATVTRLNYMLSGEADMKGMVVSLLKHLEIDEKREERLSKVAEKMNLSRLEVLSEKSLYRRKKRRDFISRLEPDEDVRELTREEVLRLNKIHTRYSKKEIEEFLESHMEDGSMEMRDVNIGDDESFEKLILAYDYCTRKNSRYQVIERENKMLENGKYRYPDLLFVRRKS; encoded by the coding sequence ATGAGATTTGGTTACGATATCCCGGATTCTTTTTGGAGCCTGTTCCGTTCTGTAAACCGGGATCATTACATAGAAGCGCTGCTGAAAATCAGTGAAGAATATGAATATAACAACTATTTTCTGAGCCGGGAGGTCTGTATTCAGGTCCTAAGCGACTGGAATGCGGACAAGCGCATCTGGCTTCAGCGGGAAGAGTTTGAATCAGAACTGGACGTACTGGAGACTCCCCCAAACCGGATACTAAACTGGCTGATCCGGACCGGATGGCTGAAAAAACTGGATGACTTTTCTACGCTGACATCCAACATTGTCATTCCTGATTACGCGGCAGTTTTCCTGGATGCTTTTGAACAGCTCGTGAATCCGCAGATGGAAGACACGGAGATTTATATCCAAAATGTATATGCAACACTGTTCTCCTTTCAAAACGATAAAAGAATCAACCTAGGGATGCTGAAAACAGCCCTGATCAATACAAAAAAACTGAACAAGGCACTTCAGGATCTGCTCCACAACATGGACAAATTTTTCGGACGCCTGCTGAAACAGCAGTCTTACGGCGATGTCCTGGCGGAACATTTAGAAGGATATGTGGAAGAGATCGTCAAGAAAAAGTACCATATGCTAAAGACCAACGACAATTTCTATCTCTACAAAATGGATATTAAAAAATGTCTTCAGGAAATGTGGGAGGACGCAGAGTGGATCGAGAGAGTCCGGGCCAAGGCAAGAGCAGAGGGCAGGGATGAAAAGGAAGATGTGCTTGATATTCTGGATGCCATCGAGAGAGGTTTTGACGACATCGAGCACCGGATCGCTAACATGGACAAAGAACATTCCAAATATGTGCGCGCCACAGTCACAAGGCTCAACTACATGCTCAGCGGCGAGGCAGATATGAAAGGAATGGTAGTCAGTCTTTTAAAGCACTTAGAAATCGACGAAAAGAGGGAAGAACGGCTTTCAAAAGTGGCGGAAAAAATGAACCTGTCACGTCTGGAAGTCCTGTCGGAAAAATCTCTTTACAGAAGAAAGAAAAGGAGAGACTTTATCAGCCGGTTAGAGCCGGATGAAGATGTGCGGGAACTTACCAGGGAAGAAGTATTGAGACTCAATAAGATCCATACACGTTACAGTAAAAAAGAAATCGAGGAGTTTCTGGAAAGCCATATGGAAGACGGATCCATGGAAATGAGAGATGTCAATATCGGCGACGATGAGTCGTTTGAAAAGCTGATCCTGGCCTATGACTACTGTACCAGGAAAAACAGCCGGTATCAGGTGATCGAGAGGGAAAATAAGATGCTGGAAAATGGAAAATACCGTTATCCGGATCTGTTGTTTGTGAGGAGAAAGTCATGA
- a CDS encoding DUF4194 domain-containing protein — MIEYYEQLSDEEKDDVKRVIQILFRQTFVLERKYEKRTGRFAFQKDYRILNQHLEFLREYFSIAGLELRDNSHMGVFYIQGETVLGEKLPRLATIYLLILKLIYDEQMETASASSYVYTSLGEINEKIGDFALLKNLSSATEMRKTISLLKKYQIIEPMDVLEDLNEESRMVVYPCINAVLLGADVQKLIETFTEEDERGEEDGEQTGIQSTIEDLSE; from the coding sequence ATGATTGAATACTATGAACAGCTGAGCGATGAGGAGAAGGATGATGTAAAGCGTGTCATCCAGATTTTGTTCCGGCAGACCTTTGTGCTGGAACGGAAATACGAAAAGAGGACCGGAAGATTTGCTTTCCAGAAGGATTACAGGATCTTAAATCAGCACCTGGAATTTTTAAGGGAGTATTTTTCGATTGCCGGGCTGGAACTTCGGGATAACAGTCATATGGGAGTTTTTTATATCCAGGGGGAGACCGTCCTGGGAGAAAAGCTGCCCAGACTGGCTACTATTTATCTGCTGATCTTAAAGCTGATCTACGATGAGCAGATGGAAACAGCGTCTGCAAGCAGCTATGTGTATACGTCGCTGGGAGAAATCAATGAAAAGATCGGAGATTTTGCCTTGCTTAAGAACCTGTCTTCTGCGACAGAGATGAGGAAGACGATTTCTCTGCTCAAAAAATACCAGATTATCGAGCCGATGGACGTACTCGAAGACCTTAATGAGGAGAGCCGCATGGTGGTGTATCCGTGTATCAACGCGGTTCTTCTCGGTGCTGATGTACAGAAATTGATAGAAACATTTACGGAGGAGGACGAACGTGGAGAAGAAGACGGAGAGCAAACAGGCATTCAAAGCACTATCGAAGATCTGTCTGAATAA
- a CDS encoding ATP-binding protein codes for MEKKTESKQAFKALSKICLNNWHYIERKVLSFSEGINFFTGHSGSGKSTVIDALQIVLYANTDGRGFFNKAAADDSDRSLIEYLRGMISVGDNNEGKYIRNRNFSTTIVLELEQTVTGAKECVGVVFDVETATNEISRLFFWHKGGILENRYRKEDRAMATTEVRDYIKEHFPKEEFYFGSSNERFRRQLYDIYLGGLDAEKFPRLFKRAIPFKMNIKLEDFVREYICMEQDIQIEDMQESVLQYGRMRRKIEDTLKEIGSLKQIGTGYDRFSRAEQEVRVCQYLMEKLVMLQLKEQIRDLHEKIEKAGEDKKTQEKNRKELSGQLADLAEEYDRLVKQIANSGYENLKTELQGVNELLDQLQKSRAAWQQTSTGLSRWAELDVTPNQTIWDIESFSKGDISLGELRRLRHSLKEIREEVENDRQDAASELRRLKKREKEIDGELKELKKGNKAYPRELENARYELQNRLSSKFQVAVKVHILSDLLDMKSETWHKAVEGYLGSNKLSLVVEPDYAKAAMEIYGEMDEKQFFRASILDTEKILKEKPSVMDHALAEEVIAKEPYVRNFVDLLLGRVIKCQTIEELRNQRTGVTPDCLLYKNFQLKRLNPADYTKRSYIGESSVKQRIRDLKEEFKQLSAKKEPFARMLAEAEDILRLEALGRSEEEYIEQQEALKKIREKTALKRDLQDQMMKMKEESIGELEERQRENKRLQAQKQELLNEVSRAVWNREKQIEDWQRLYVSANSELTEQERSFCRSEELEKAFDDYMQGRMPSNLESLKNGTFRKIKQAENSREEAYRSLVELRSEYLREYPNRTFSPAIETNEPYEELLQKLECDHLADYQERAREQARSAAEHFKDDFISKIRYAILEAYQRRDELNRIISRLDFGKDKYQFRITKNKGPDGVYYPMFMDESLQIDPSTLDASMDHQMNLFSMEHENRYGEVMSDLIDIFIPPENASPEELEEAKRNMEKYADYRTYLSFDMEQIVEGEEKLTIGLGRMIKKNSGGEGQNPLYVALLASFAQAYRINLSPKLRRSPTIRLVVLDEAFSKMDAEKVASCIELIRGLGFQAIISATNDKIQNYLENVDKTFVYANPNKKSISIQEFEKREFDHLMEEAEDEEGTA; via the coding sequence GTGGAGAAGAAGACGGAGAGCAAACAGGCATTCAAAGCACTATCGAAGATCTGTCTGAATAACTGGCATTATATTGAACGGAAAGTGCTTTCTTTCAGTGAAGGGATCAATTTCTTTACCGGACATTCCGGCAGCGGAAAATCTACGGTCATCGACGCCCTTCAGATCGTTCTGTACGCCAACACGGACGGAAGGGGATTTTTCAACAAGGCGGCGGCCGATGACTCGGACCGGAGCCTGATCGAATATTTGAGAGGCATGATTTCGGTGGGAGACAATAATGAGGGAAAATATATCAGAAACCGAAATTTTTCTACAACGATCGTGCTGGAACTTGAGCAGACGGTTACCGGAGCAAAGGAGTGTGTCGGAGTCGTTTTTGACGTGGAGACTGCCACCAATGAGATTTCCAGGCTGTTTTTCTGGCATAAAGGAGGAATCCTTGAAAACCGCTACCGAAAAGAAGACCGTGCCATGGCAACAACAGAGGTGAGAGATTACATAAAGGAACATTTTCCGAAAGAAGAATTTTATTTCGGTTCCAGCAATGAGAGGTTTCGGAGGCAGCTCTACGACATCTATCTGGGAGGACTGGACGCGGAGAAATTTCCGAGACTTTTCAAGCGGGCGATCCCGTTTAAAATGAATATTAAGCTGGAAGATTTTGTGCGGGAATACATCTGTATGGAACAGGATATCCAGATCGAAGATATGCAGGAAAGTGTTCTTCAGTACGGCAGGATGCGCAGGAAGATCGAAGATACGCTGAAGGAGATCGGCAGTTTAAAGCAGATAGGAACCGGTTACGACCGGTTTTCCAGGGCAGAGCAGGAGGTTCGGGTCTGTCAGTACCTGATGGAAAAGCTCGTAATGCTCCAGCTGAAAGAACAGATCAGAGACCTGCACGAAAAAATAGAGAAGGCAGGGGAAGATAAGAAGACCCAGGAGAAGAACAGAAAGGAACTGTCTGGCCAGCTTGCAGATCTCGCAGAGGAATATGACCGTCTGGTAAAGCAGATCGCAAATAGCGGCTACGAGAATTTAAAAACAGAACTGCAGGGTGTCAATGAACTCTTGGATCAGCTGCAAAAAAGCAGGGCCGCATGGCAGCAGACGTCCACAGGGCTGAGCCGGTGGGCAGAACTGGACGTGACACCGAATCAGACCATATGGGATATTGAAAGCTTTTCCAAGGGAGATATCAGTCTCGGAGAACTGCGCAGACTCCGGCACAGTTTAAAGGAAATCCGGGAAGAAGTGGAAAACGACCGGCAGGATGCGGCCTCAGAACTGAGAAGGCTCAAGAAGCGGGAAAAGGAAATCGACGGGGAGCTGAAAGAACTGAAAAAAGGGAATAAGGCTTATCCCAGAGAACTGGAAAATGCCCGGTATGAGCTTCAGAACCGTTTGAGTTCTAAGTTCCAAGTAGCGGTAAAGGTACATATTCTCTCAGATCTTCTGGACATGAAGTCGGAGACATGGCATAAAGCCGTGGAAGGGTATTTAGGATCAAATAAACTTTCGCTGGTCGTGGAGCCGGATTATGCCAAGGCGGCCATGGAGATCTATGGGGAAATGGATGAAAAGCAGTTTTTCAGAGCCTCCATTTTAGACACAGAAAAGATCCTGAAAGAAAAGCCGTCCGTCATGGATCACGCACTGGCAGAGGAAGTGATTGCCAAGGAGCCGTATGTCAGAAATTTCGTGGACCTGCTTCTCGGAAGGGTGATCAAATGCCAAACCATTGAAGAACTGAGGAATCAGAGGACCGGAGTGACTCCTGACTGTCTGCTCTACAAGAATTTTCAGCTGAAACGGCTGAATCCGGCGGATTATACGAAGCGTTCCTATATCGGTGAGAGCAGTGTGAAACAGAGAATCAGAGATCTGAAGGAAGAGTTCAAACAGCTTTCGGCCAAAAAAGAACCGTTTGCCAGGATGCTGGCAGAAGCGGAAGATATTTTGAGACTGGAAGCTCTGGGGCGTTCTGAGGAAGAATATATAGAACAGCAGGAAGCCTTAAAGAAAATAAGAGAGAAAACGGCGCTTAAAAGAGATCTTCAGGATCAGATGATGAAGATGAAGGAAGAATCCATCGGTGAACTGGAAGAAAGACAGAGAGAGAATAAGAGGCTTCAGGCACAGAAACAGGAACTGTTAAATGAAGTTTCAAGAGCCGTCTGGAACAGGGAAAAACAGATCGAGGACTGGCAGAGGCTCTATGTTTCCGCAAACAGTGAGCTGACGGAACAGGAGAGAAGTTTTTGTCGCAGCGAAGAACTGGAAAAAGCCTTTGATGACTATATGCAGGGGCGGATGCCGTCAAATCTTGAAAGCCTTAAAAACGGGACATTCAGGAAGATCAAACAGGCGGAGAACAGCAGGGAAGAAGCTTACAGATCACTTGTAGAACTGCGCTCCGAATATTTGAGGGAGTATCCGAACCGGACATTCTCGCCGGCCATTGAGACCAATGAGCCATATGAAGAGCTGCTGCAGAAGCTTGAATGTGACCATCTTGCGGATTATCAGGAGAGGGCAAGAGAACAGGCAAGGTCAGCGGCCGAGCATTTTAAGGACGATTTTATATCCAAGATCAGGTATGCCATATTGGAAGCATATCAGAGAAGGGACGAATTAAACCGGATCATCAGCCGGCTGGACTTCGGAAAAGATAAGTATCAGTTCCGCATCACGAAAAACAAGGGCCCTGATGGTGTTTACTATCCGATGTTTATGGATGAATCGCTTCAGATCGATCCGTCCACTCTGGATGCATCCATGGATCACCAGATGAATCTGTTTTCCATGGAGCATGAAAACCGCTACGGAGAGGTCATGAGTGACCTGATCGATATTTTCATACCTCCGGAGAATGCATCCCCGGAAGAACTGGAAGAGGCCAAGCGGAACATGGAAAAATACGCGGATTACAGGACCTATCTGTCTTTCGATATGGAACAGATCGTGGAGGGGGAAGAAAAGCTGACCATCGGTCTTGGCAGGATGATCAAGAAAAATTCGGGAGGGGAAGGGCAGAATCCCCTCTATGTAGCCCTTTTGGCGAGCTTTGCCCAGGCCTACCGGATCAATCTGTCGCCAAAGTTAAGGAGAAGCCCTACGATCCGGCTGGTTGTCCTTGACGAAGCCTTTTCCAAGATGGATGCGGAGAAGGTAGCCAGCTGTATTGAACTGATCCGTGGACTCGGATTCCAGGCTATCATAAGCGCCACCAATGATAAGATACAGAATTATTTGGAAAACGTAGACAAGACCTTTGTCTATGCCAATCCGAATAAAAAAAGTATTTCTATACAGGAGTTTGAAAAACGGGAATTTGATCATCTGATGGAGGAAGCAGAGGATGAAGAAGGAACTGCTTAA
- a CDS encoding Wadjet anti-phage system protein JetD domain-containing protein, producing MKKELLKMIIEKTEKSASDWKKGAEGNRSFLVHQELYDQIGKTEFINAARELECQGLLKIEWEAVGVDIRRIRYSLKDLALIYEMSGIRPKFQVMEENMAAVENLLHSVKGLWIKDYLRDCMKRLEQGKIPSEFSKREELFRCLKGIDGLKEPLYKRVFSKYCLGDSKLFEKKLESTVLSIARKYHTDIEEGMDHTQVLSQLFIEEYSQELALKGPLRISVDGQEINLGQFRYGAVLNSQMLVHAKPQSGQNIKRILTIENKANYMAAPYDEEAVIIYSHGFFTPKEREFLINLRESLCAETECFHSGDLDYGGILIYRYIKQKIFPDLMPCQMDEEIYHKYEKYAVEMEPETLKKLKKLRMDEIPELMEMKELLVREGKGLEQESFLLASGEPQENAELRCR from the coding sequence ATGAAGAAGGAACTGCTTAAAATGATCATCGAAAAGACTGAGAAGTCTGCATCGGACTGGAAGAAGGGAGCGGAAGGAAACCGTTCCTTTCTGGTTCACCAGGAACTATATGATCAGATCGGAAAAACAGAGTTTATAAATGCAGCCAGAGAACTTGAGTGTCAGGGCCTGTTGAAAATTGAGTGGGAAGCCGTAGGGGTGGATATACGAAGGATACGCTATTCTTTAAAGGATCTTGCGCTCATATATGAAATGTCCGGTATCCGGCCGAAGTTTCAGGTGATGGAAGAAAATATGGCGGCTGTTGAAAACCTTCTTCATTCGGTCAAAGGACTGTGGATAAAAGATTATTTAAGGGACTGTATGAAACGGTTAGAGCAGGGCAAAATCCCGTCAGAATTTTCAAAACGGGAAGAGCTGTTTCGATGTCTTAAAGGGATCGATGGATTGAAGGAGCCGCTGTATAAAAGGGTTTTCAGCAAATATTGTCTGGGCGATTCCAAGCTTTTTGAGAAAAAACTGGAAAGCACTGTGCTATCTATAGCCAGAAAATATCATACAGATATAGAGGAAGGTATGGATCATACGCAGGTCCTTTCCCAGCTTTTCATTGAAGAATATTCACAGGAGCTTGCGTTAAAAGGGCCGCTGCGAATTTCAGTGGACGGACAGGAAATAAATTTGGGACAATTTCGTTACGGCGCAGTCTTAAATTCACAGATGCTGGTCCATGCAAAACCCCAGTCGGGTCAAAACATAAAGAGAATCCTGACCATAGAAAATAAAGCAAACTATATGGCAGCACCCTATGATGAAGAAGCCGTCATCATTTACAGCCATGGGTTTTTTACACCGAAAGAAAGGGAGTTTCTCATCAATCTGCGGGAGAGTCTTTGTGCAGAGACAGAATGCTTCCATTCTGGAGATTTGGATTACGGAGGTATCCTGATCTACCGGTATATCAAACAAAAAATATTTCCGGATCTCATGCCCTGTCAAATGGATGAGGAAATCTATCATAAATATGAAAAGTATGCGGTGGAAATGGAACCTGAGACTTTAAAAAAATTAAAAAAGTTGAGGATGGACGAAATTCCTGAACTAATGGAGATGAAAGAACTTTTGGTCAGAGAAGGAAAAGGTCTGGAACAGGAAAGTTTTTTACTGGCATCCGGTGAACCACAGGAAAATGCGGAACTTAGATGCCGGTAA
- a CDS encoding RrF2 family transcriptional regulator gives MLISRETDYALRILRALSDGKKRSIEEICSLEATPKQFAYRIIKKLETAGWIIITRGAEGGCRLTADLHDISLFQLMQGLGSGFGINACFEEGYECTRTPLCDEPCHIKEGLLQLEAAIEKELKEASLYSLIFGISG, from the coding sequence ATGCTGATTTCAAGAGAAACCGATTATGCCCTGCGTATTTTAAGGGCTTTAAGCGACGGAAAGAAACGCTCAATAGAAGAAATATGCTCTCTGGAAGCGACACCGAAACAGTTTGCTTACCGCATTATTAAAAAACTGGAGACAGCCGGATGGATCATCATCACCAGAGGAGCAGAAGGCGGATGCCGCCTGACGGCAGATCTGCACGACATAAGCCTCTTTCAGCTGATGCAGGGTCTTGGCAGCGGCTTTGGCATCAATGCCTGTTTTGAAGAAGGATATGAGTGTACCAGAACGCCTCTCTGCGATGAACCGTGCCATATCAAAGAAGGCCTATTACAACTGGAAGCAGCCATAGAAAAGGAACTCAAAGAAGCAAGTCTCTATTCTCTTATTTTCGGAATATCCGGCTAA